A single Arachidicoccus sp. BS20 DNA region contains:
- a CDS encoding DMT family transporter has product MKPALIRLNIAVFLWGFTGVLGRAINLNEGWIVWWRLLLTVISMWLFFFFLKKIEKIKLKSFLAVGGIGVLLALHWLCFYGSIKYSNVSIALTCLSSSAFISAILEPLFFRKKISSRELLYGALTIIGIGLVYIGNVHFTVGIYIGLMAMLLNVLVSVFSKKIVDDYKPETFVLYELTGGLIGLSLLMPFYNHLFPVANIFPQKFDWLWLMILAWLCTIFTFVLYTQSLKFVSAFTANITLTLEPVYGIILAFILYKENKDLSSIFYIGFLCILLAVILQTRTITRKPKDKMIQE; this is encoded by the coding sequence ATGAAACCGGCATTAATCAGACTAAACATTGCAGTTTTTCTTTGGGGTTTTACCGGCGTTTTGGGACGAGCCATCAATCTCAATGAGGGGTGGATTGTGTGGTGGCGGTTGTTGCTGACGGTAATTTCGATGTGGCTGTTTTTTTTCTTTTTAAAAAAGATAGAAAAAATAAAACTTAAATCTTTTTTGGCTGTTGGCGGCATAGGTGTTTTGCTCGCTCTGCATTGGCTCTGCTTTTACGGAAGTATCAAATACAGCAATGTATCTATCGCTCTTACGTGCTTGTCCTCATCGGCGTTTATTTCGGCAATCTTGGAACCCTTGTTTTTCAGAAAAAAAATAAGTTCGCGCGAGCTATTGTATGGTGCCCTTACCATCATTGGAATTGGCTTGGTGTATATTGGTAACGTGCATTTTACCGTAGGTATTTATATTGGCTTAATGGCAATGTTGCTGAACGTTCTGGTTTCTGTTTTCAGTAAGAAGATTGTGGATGATTATAAACCTGAAACTTTTGTGTTGTACGAATTAACAGGCGGTTTAATAGGATTGAGCTTGCTGATGCCCTTTTACAATCATCTTTTTCCGGTGGCAAATATTTTTCCGCAAAAATTCGATTGGTTGTGGCTGATGATACTGGCTTGGCTTTGTACTATTTTTACATTTGTGCTTTACACGCAATCGCTCAAATTTGTAAGCGCTTTTACGGCAAATATTACGCTTACTTTAGAGCCTGTTTACGGAATTATTTTAGCGTTCATTCTTTACAAAGAAAATAAAGATTTATCAAGCATTTTTTACATTGGTTTTCTGTGCATTCTTTTGGCAGTAATTCTGCAAACCCGCACAATTACAAGGAAGCCAAAAGATAAAATGATTCAGGAATAA
- the mutY gene encoding A/G-specific adenine glycosylase gives MSGFSKKLLHWHKYFNQRQMPWKGEKNPYKIWLSEVILQQTRVEQGWNYYEKFIQRYPAICDLANAEDADVFKLWEGLGYYNRCKNLLFTARFICNELNGIFPKNYEEVLALKGVGNYTASAICSFAYNQPYAVVDGNVFRVLSRIYGVEKAIDSTEGKNIFTQLAQENLDKKEAALYNQAIMDFGATVCKPANPQCATCVMKEICVAHNNGLVNQLPVKEKVLTKKTRNFTWFVLSVKNEIFIHKRTHNDIWQNLNEFYLLETDEKNNWNNEKVSEFVNNQFSINPLSINISKEFTQQLTHQKIKAVFIEVKLKTKPSSLKSGEWITKNNIPFFAFPKIVNDYLSM, from the coding sequence ATGTCCGGTTTTTCAAAGAAATTATTGCATTGGCACAAGTATTTTAACCAACGGCAAATGCCTTGGAAAGGAGAGAAGAATCCTTATAAAATCTGGCTGAGTGAAGTGATTCTACAACAAACAAGAGTAGAGCAAGGTTGGAATTATTACGAAAAATTTATTCAAAGATATCCTGCAATCTGCGATTTGGCAAACGCCGAAGATGCGGATGTTTTTAAGCTTTGGGAAGGTTTGGGTTATTACAATCGTTGTAAAAATTTATTATTCACAGCTCGCTTTATTTGCAACGAACTGAATGGAATTTTTCCGAAAAATTATGAAGAAGTTTTAGCGCTCAAAGGTGTTGGAAATTACACGGCATCAGCAATTTGCTCGTTTGCATATAACCAGCCTTACGCTGTTGTTGACGGAAATGTGTTCCGTGTTTTATCTCGCATTTACGGAGTGGAAAAAGCAATTGATTCTACTGAAGGGAAAAATATATTTACCCAACTTGCGCAGGAAAATTTAGACAAAAAAGAAGCGGCTTTATACAATCAGGCAATCATGGATTTTGGGGCGACGGTTTGTAAACCTGCAAATCCACAGTGTGCAACTTGCGTGATGAAAGAAATTTGTGTAGCGCATAATAATGGCTTAGTCAATCAATTGCCTGTAAAAGAAAAAGTATTGACCAAAAAGACACGTAATTTTACATGGTTTGTTTTGTCTGTAAAGAATGAAATATTTATCCACAAGCGTACGCACAATGACATTTGGCAAAATCTCAATGAATTTTATTTATTGGAAACCGATGAAAAAAATAATTGGAATAATGAAAAGGTAAGTGAATTTGTCAATAATCAATTTTCTATAAACCCTTTATCCATCAATATTTCAAAAGAGTTTACACAACAACTTACGCATCAGAAAATAAAAGCGGTTTTTATTGAAGTTAAATTGAAAACTAAACCTTCATCGCTGAAAAGCGGCGAATGGATTACCAAAAATAATATTCCGTTTTTTGCCTTCCCGAAAATTGTGAATGATTATTTGTCTATGTAA
- a CDS encoding Rrf2 family transcriptional regulator, with the protein MSNVKFSTYLHILTLLYIQKENYLSSDFIASSINVHPVLIRKAIGELKKNGFIESKEGKSGGSKLAKKAGKTALSAIYKLVSDVPALGKNNTPNPECLVGKQINKHLDKLNDEVEKAVYKQLEKTTLSGFAKQFK; encoded by the coding sequence ATGTCCAATGTAAAATTTTCCACTTATTTGCACATTCTCACTTTGCTGTATATACAGAAAGAAAATTATCTTTCTTCCGACTTTATTGCTTCGAGCATAAATGTTCATCCCGTATTGATTCGAAAAGCCATCGGCGAGTTGAAAAAGAATGGTTTTATCGAAAGTAAGGAAGGAAAGTCGGGCGGAAGTAAATTAGCCAAGAAAGCCGGAAAGACTGCGCTTTCGGCAATTTATAAATTAGTTTCTGATGTTCCGGCTTTAGGAAAAAACAATACGCCGAATCCTGAATGTTTGGTGGGAAAACAAATCAACAAGCATTTAGATAAACTGAATGATGAAGTGGAAAAAGCAGTTTACAAACAATTAGAAAAAACGACTCTATCGGGTTTTGCAAAACAGTTTAAATAA
- a CDS encoding NAD(P)-dependent oxidoreductase — MKVALIGTTGFVGKAILNELLSRNHEVLGIARKPEDVKESNPNLILDSLDVNDEDALAEGLKNYDAVISAFNAGWTNPNFYDDFIKGSKAIEAGVEKSGVKRLIVIGGAGSLYVGNVQLVDTPQFPKEYYTGASAARDYLNILKENTVLDWTFFSPAIEMNPQVSGTRTGKYRIGLENPVFDENSRSVLSVEDLAVAIVDELENPKHIKQRFTAAY, encoded by the coding sequence ATGAAAGTTGCATTAATCGGTACGACAGGCTTTGTGGGCAAAGCCATTCTAAATGAATTATTATCCAGAAATCACGAAGTATTGGGCATTGCACGCAAGCCGGAAGATGTAAAAGAATCCAATCCGAATTTAATATTGGACAGTTTGGATGTAAATGATGAAGACGCTTTAGCGGAAGGATTGAAAAATTATGATGCTGTTATCAGCGCATTCAACGCGGGCTGGACAAATCCGAATTTCTATGACGACTTTATCAAAGGTTCAAAAGCAATTGAAGCAGGTGTTGAAAAGTCCGGCGTTAAAAGGTTGATTGTGATTGGCGGCGCAGGAAGTTTGTATGTCGGCAATGTTCAGTTGGTGGACACGCCGCAGTTTCCGAAAGAATATTATACAGGCGCATCTGCTGCGAGAGATTATCTCAATATTTTGAAAGAGAACACTGTTTTGGATTGGACGTTTTTTAGTCCGGCAATTGAAATGAACCCTCAGGTTTCGGGAACGCGAACAGGAAAATATCGCATTGGCTTGGAGAATCCCGTGTTTGACGAAAACAGCAGGAGCGTGCTCTCGGTAGAGGATTTGGCGGTTGCGATTGTGGACGAACTGGAAAATCCAAAGCATATAAAACAGCGTTTTACGGCGGCATATTAA
- the rpoC gene encoding DNA-directed RNA polymerase subunit beta', with translation MAIKKDNRTKSNFSKITIGLASPDSILERSYGEVLKPETINYRTYKPERDGLFCERIFGPVKDYECACGKYKRIRYKGIVCDRCGVEVTEKKVRRERMGHIKLVVPIVHIWYFKSLPNKIGYLLGMSSKKLETIVYYERYAVIQPGVRADKGLQVGDLLTEEEYLDILDTLPKDNQYLPNEDPQKFVAKMGAEAVSDLLALLDLDSLSFDLRNAAANETSQQRRADALKRLSVVESFRDASTRITNRPEWMVMQYIPVIPPELRPLVPLDGGRFASSDLNDLYRRVIIRNNRLKRLMEIKAPEVILRNEKRMLQEAVDSLFDNSRKSNAVKAEGGRALKSLSDVLKGKQGRFRQNLLGKRVDYSGRSVIVVGPEMKMHECGLPKDMAAELFKPFIIRKLIERGIVKTVKSAKKLVDKKEAIIWDILENILKGHPVMLNRAPTLHRLSIQAFQPKMIEGKAIQLHPLVTAAFNADFDGDQMAVHVPLSSAAILEAQLLMLASHNILNPQNGTPITLPSQDMVLGLYYITKGKKSTETETVKGEGKAFYSADEVIIALNEGRADLHANIKVKANVRQKDGTLKNELIETTVGRVLFNQFVPKEVGYINALLTKKSLREIIGDIIKITDVPATAKFLDDIKQLGFRMAFKGGLSFSINDLIIPDTRSELLERAKDEVDEVWENYNMGLITNNERYNQVIDIWSRVDTRLTETLIREMQTDKQGFNSVYMMLDSGARGSKQQVKQLAGIRGLMAKPRKSGSTGSEIIENPILSNFKGGLNVLDYFISTHGARKGLADTALKTADAGYLTRRLVDVAQDVVITEEDCGTLRGIATSALKDNEDIISPLSDRIEGRTSIHDVYHPVTNELIIKAGEEITYDKAIEIEEAGVDTVEIRSVLTCEAKRGVCVKCYGKNLATGYMAQRGDSVGIIAAQSIGEPGTQLTLRTFHVGGIAGSSSVESSLTSKFDGTIQFDGLRTVSTENNEGDKVEIVIGRTGEIRISDVANDRLLTTLNIPYGSTLNVKNGQKIKKGEVICTWDPFNNVIVAEQAGTVEFESIIDGITFREEADEQTGHREKVIIETKDKTKLPAIIISGSKDSKSYNLPTGSRLAADEGDKVKAGQVIVKIPRTLRKGGDITGGLPRVTELFEARNPSNPAIVAEIDGVVTFGNIKRGNREIIVEAKDGIVKKYLVPLTRQILVQDGDFVKAGAALSDGQIAPFDILAIKGPFAVQEYVVNEIQEVYRLQGVKINDKHIEVIVRQMMKKVEIVDAGDTRFLENDLEDRYDFNEENDRIFDKKVVTDAGDSAKFKAGQIVSVRELREENSLLRRNDQKLVEVRDAKPATAQPVLLGITKASLGVPSWISAASFQETTKVLSSAAIQGKSDNMVGLKENVITGHLIPAGTGLRDFENLVVGSKEEYELLATTREAMAFDEDE, from the coding sequence ATGGCAATCAAAAAAGACAACCGTACGAAGTCTAACTTTTCCAAAATTACCATTGGACTGGCTTCGCCCGACAGTATTCTTGAGCGCAGCTACGGCGAAGTGCTGAAGCCCGAAACCATTAACTATCGTACTTACAAGCCCGAACGCGACGGTTTGTTCTGCGAAAGAATTTTCGGACCTGTTAAAGATTATGAATGTGCCTGCGGAAAGTATAAGCGTATCCGTTACAAAGGCATCGTGTGCGATCGTTGTGGTGTGGAAGTGACTGAAAAGAAAGTTCGTCGCGAGCGTATGGGACACATTAAATTGGTTGTACCTATCGTACACATTTGGTATTTCAAGAGCTTGCCGAACAAGATTGGCTATTTGTTGGGAATGAGTTCTAAAAAACTCGAAACCATTGTTTATTATGAAAGATATGCTGTAATTCAGCCGGGCGTGCGTGCCGATAAAGGTTTGCAGGTAGGCGATTTGCTTACGGAAGAAGAATATCTCGACATTCTTGATACATTGCCGAAAGATAATCAGTATTTGCCAAATGAAGACCCGCAAAAATTTGTTGCCAAAATGGGTGCAGAAGCGGTTTCCGATTTGTTGGCTTTGCTCGATTTGGATTCTTTGAGCTTTGATTTACGCAATGCTGCTGCCAACGAAACTTCGCAGCAACGCCGTGCAGATGCTTTGAAAAGATTGAGTGTTGTGGAATCTTTCCGCGATGCTTCTACACGCATTACCAATCGTCCTGAATGGATGGTAATGCAATATATTCCCGTGATTCCGCCGGAATTGCGTCCTCTGGTTCCTTTGGATGGCGGTCGTTTTGCATCGTCTGATTTGAACGATTTGTATCGTCGTGTGATTATCCGTAACAATCGTTTGAAAAGGTTAATGGAAATCAAAGCGCCCGAAGTAATCCTGCGTAACGAAAAACGTATGTTGCAGGAAGCTGTAGATTCTTTGTTTGACAACTCAAGAAAATCCAACGCCGTAAAAGCTGAAGGTGGTCGTGCATTGAAATCTTTGAGCGACGTACTGAAAGGTAAGCAAGGACGTTTCCGTCAAAACCTCTTAGGTAAACGTGTGGATTATTCAGGTCGTTCCGTGATCGTGGTTGGTCCTGAAATGAAAATGCACGAATGCGGTTTACCTAAAGATATGGCTGCGGAACTGTTCAAACCATTTATCATCCGCAAGCTAATTGAAAGAGGTATCGTAAAAACGGTAAAATCTGCTAAAAAATTAGTTGACAAAAAAGAAGCAATCATATGGGATATTTTGGAAAATATTCTGAAAGGTCATCCCGTAATGCTCAACCGCGCTCCAACGTTGCATCGCTTGTCTATTCAGGCATTTCAGCCGAAAATGATTGAAGGTAAAGCCATTCAGTTGCATCCGTTGGTAACCGCTGCGTTCAACGCCGACTTTGACGGCGACCAGATGGCGGTTCACGTTCCGTTGAGCAGTGCTGCAATTTTGGAAGCACAATTATTAATGTTAGCTTCTCACAACATTCTGAATCCGCAAAACGGTACGCCAATCACGCTGCCATCTCAGGATATGGTGTTGGGCTTGTATTATATAACCAAAGGCAAAAAATCTACCGAAACCGAAACGGTTAAGGGCGAAGGCAAAGCCTTTTACAGCGCCGATGAAGTGATTATCGCGTTGAACGAAGGTCGTGCAGATTTACATGCTAATATTAAAGTAAAGGCAAATGTCCGTCAGAAAGACGGAACATTGAAAAATGAATTGATTGAGACAACTGTTGGTCGTGTATTGTTTAACCAATTTGTACCGAAAGAGGTTGGCTACATCAATGCTTTATTAACAAAGAAAAGCCTTCGTGAAATCATCGGCGATATTATTAAAATTACCGATGTTCCTGCAACGGCTAAGTTCCTGGACGACATTAAGCAACTTGGATTCCGTATGGCGTTCAAAGGTGGTTTGTCGTTCTCTATCAATGATTTGATTATTCCTGACACAAGAAGTGAGTTGCTCGAACGTGCGAAAGACGAAGTGGATGAAGTTTGGGAAAACTACAACATGGGGTTGATTACGAACAATGAGCGTTACAATCAGGTAATTGATATTTGGTCTCGTGTGGATACTCGCCTTACCGAAACGCTTATTCGTGAAATGCAAACCGACAAGCAAGGCTTCAACTCTGTTTACATGATGTTGGATTCCGGTGCGCGTGGTTCTAAACAGCAGGTTAAGCAGCTCGCCGGTATCAGAGGTTTGATGGCGAAACCAAGAAAATCGGGCAGCACGGGTTCTGAAATTATCGAAAACCCAATCTTGTCTAATTTCAAAGGCGGTTTGAACGTATTGGATTATTTCATTTCAACACACGGTGCGCGTAAAGGTCTGGCGGACACCGCGTTGAAAACAGCCGATGCGGGTTACTTAACTCGTCGTTTGGTGGACGTAGCGCAAGACGTGGTAATTACCGAAGAAGATTGCGGAACATTGCGCGGCATTGCAACATCAGCATTGAAAGACAATGAAGACATTATTTCGCCGCTTTCCGATAGAATCGAAGGTAGAACTTCTATTCACGATGTCTATCATCCGGTAACGAATGAGCTTATCATTAAAGCAGGCGAAGAAATTACATACGATAAAGCAATTGAAATAGAAGAGGCAGGTGTTGATACCGTCGAAATCCGCTCAGTATTGACTTGTGAAGCGAAACGTGGTGTATGTGTGAAGTGCTACGGCAAAAACCTGGCAACAGGTTACATGGCGCAGCGTGGCGATTCTGTTGGTATTATTGCTGCACAATCTATTGGCGAACCGGGCACACAGCTTACGTTGCGTACATTCCACGTGGGTGGTATCGCAGGTTCTTCTTCTGTAGAGTCTTCATTGACTTCCAAATTCGACGGTACTATTCAGTTTGACGGTTTGCGTACCGTTTCTACAGAAAATAATGAAGGCGACAAAGTAGAAATCGTTATAGGTCGTACAGGCGAAATTCGTATTTCCGACGTGGCGAATGACAGATTGCTTACTACGTTGAACATTCCTTACGGTTCAACACTGAACGTGAAGAACGGGCAGAAAATTAAGAAAGGCGAAGTGATTTGTACTTGGGATCCGTTCAATAATGTAATAGTTGCTGAGCAAGCCGGTACGGTTGAATTTGAGAGTATTATCGATGGTATTACTTTCCGTGAAGAAGCCGATGAACAAACCGGACACCGCGAAAAAGTAATTATCGAAACAAAAGATAAAACAAAGCTTCCTGCAATTATTATCAGCGGAAGCAAAGATTCCAAAAGTTACAACTTGCCTACGGGAAGTCGCTTAGCGGCAGATGAAGGCGATAAAGTGAAAGCCGGACAGGTAATCGTGAAGATTCCGCGTACTTTGCGTAAAGGCGGCGATATCACAGGGGGCTTGCCGCGCGTAACGGAATTGTTCGAAGCGCGTAATCCAAGCAACCCGGCAATTGTTGCGGAAATCGACGGTGTGGTAACATTTGGAAATATCAAGCGTGGTAACCGTGAGATTATTGTTGAAGCGAAAGACGGTATTGTGAAGAAATACCTGGTTCCTTTGACTCGCCAGATTTTGGTACAGGACGGCGACTTCGTTAAAGCCGGTGCGGCATTGTCCGACGGACAAATTGCTCCGTTTGATATTCTTGCCATCAAAGGACCTTTCGCAGTTCAGGAATATGTGGTAAATGAAATTCAGGAAGTATATCGTTTGCAAGGTGTAAAAATCAACGATAAACACATTGAAGTAATTGTTCGTCAGATGATGAAAAAGGTTGAAATTGTTGATGCGGGCGATACTCGTTTCTTGGAAAATGATTTGGAAGACCGCTACGATTTTAACGAAGAAAATGACAGAATATTTGACAAGAAAGTTGTTACCGATGCGGGCGACAGTGCCAAATTCAAAGCCGGTCAAATTGTTAGCGTGCGTGAACTGAGAGAAGAAAACTCTTTGCTCCGTCGTAACGACCAAAAACTGGTAGAAGTGCGCGACGCAAAACCTGCAACTGCACAGCCGGTATTGTTAGGTATTACCAAAGCGTCTTTGGGCGTACCAAGCTGGATTTCTGCTGCATCGTTCCAGGAAACAACCAAAGTGTTGAGTTCTGCTGCAATTCAAGGAAAATCAGATAACATGGTCGGCTTAAAAGAAAACGTAATTACAGGTCATCTGATTCCGGCAGGTACAGGCTTGCGTGACTTTGAAAATCTGGTTGTTGGCAGTAAGGAAGAATATGAACTACTGGCTACTACACGTGAAGCAATGGCATTCGACGAAGATGAATAA
- a CDS encoding OmpH family outer membrane protein, with protein sequence MNKYLISSNVVLIIAVIVLFCLHFSKKEQPAQTPAIAANGTAGAQSNFKFGYFELDSLDNNYKYEQDVKDELVAKDNQIEKQINNLQNEVRDKYNELQKKGPTLSQAEQVQYTNELNELGQQNQTKAENLRKSFGMESDAKLQQVKKRIQNYLKIYAKEKGYKYIIGTSEADPSFYFKDSTQDITEELLRNLNQQYTDSLKNVKK encoded by the coding sequence ATGAACAAATACCTGATTTCATCTAATGTAGTATTGATTATTGCAGTTATTGTATTGTTTTGTTTGCATTTCAGTAAAAAAGAACAGCCTGCACAAACTCCTGCAATTGCTGCAAATGGTACGGCGGGGGCTCAATCCAATTTTAAATTCGGTTACTTTGAATTAGATTCTCTGGATAACAACTATAAATATGAACAAGATGTGAAGGATGAATTGGTGGCAAAAGATAATCAAATTGAAAAACAAATAAATAATCTGCAAAACGAGGTGCGCGACAAATATAATGAACTTCAGAAAAAAGGTCCCACACTTAGTCAAGCAGAACAGGTACAGTACACAAACGAATTGAATGAACTTGGTCAGCAGAATCAAACTAAAGCTGAAAATTTGCGGAAATCATTTGGCATGGAAAGTGATGCCAAATTGCAACAGGTAAAAAAGAGAATACAGAATTATCTCAAAATTTATGCAAAAGAGAAAGGGTATAAATACATTATAGGAACGAGTGAGGCAGACCCGTCATTTTACTTTAAAGATTCAACCCAGGATATTACCGAAGAACTTTTGAGAAACCTGAATCAGCAGTACACGGATAGTTTGAAAAATGTGAAAAAATAA
- a CDS encoding RNA polymerase sigma factor, translated as MLIWKKNFLLLPKRNLIHFSVFIYETYSDAQLVELLNADDEAAFTALYHRYALRLFADVVKLVKNEDRAQEILQEVFIKVWLARDRIDSEKSFRSYVFKIAENQVFGFFRTAARDKKLMEELKVSASEYFMPSEPDTENAESKDAILREVIDRLPPQQKKVLTLCKLEGKSYKEVGEELGLSVSTVKNHIVKGTQTVREHIFNHPDISTGVLLFFIFLNR; from the coding sequence TTGTTAATATGGAAAAAAAATTTCTTACTTTTACCCAAGAGAAATCTGATTCATTTTTCCGTGTTTATTTATGAAACATACAGTGATGCGCAGCTTGTTGAGTTGCTGAATGCAGACGATGAGGCGGCTTTCACGGCGCTGTACCATCGATATGCGTTACGTCTTTTTGCTGATGTCGTCAAGCTGGTAAAGAATGAAGATCGGGCGCAGGAAATTTTGCAGGAAGTATTTATTAAAGTATGGCTGGCACGCGACCGTATCGACAGTGAAAAATCTTTTCGGTCTTATGTTTTCAAGATTGCCGAAAACCAGGTATTCGGATTTTTCCGCACAGCCGCCCGAGACAAAAAGCTGATGGAGGAACTAAAGGTTTCCGCTTCCGAATATTTTATGCCTTCCGAACCCGATACGGAAAATGCCGAGAGTAAAGATGCGATTCTACGGGAAGTCATCGACCGCCTGCCGCCGCAACAAAAAAAAGTGCTCACACTCTGCAAACTGGAAGGCAAATCCTACAAAGAAGTCGGTGAAGAACTCGGATTATCCGTTTCTACCGTTAAGAACCATATTGTCAAAGGCACCCAGACTGTACGCGAGCATATTTTCAACCACCCCGACATATCCACCGGCGTGCTGCTGTTTTTTATCTTTTTAAACCGTTGA
- a CDS encoding FecR family protein — translation MSRPKLCPEHISFKRKILKNQFRLQFLFRRYLNGQCRPEEVAELLRHFNLADDEEKLRCLIADELVPYSAIPEDKKEHWQGRVNNALENIRQQINAPKIIPLYKRVGVRIAVVVLIAIGISSTLLVRHYYGQSVQIATNTPLSNKTDFTKYLKLSDGSTVIVKAGSELIYPQSFSGNTRDVTLNGEAYFDIHHDAAHPFIIHTGKITTTVLGTAFDINASIDKVTVTVTRGRVKVADQKKVLAVLAPNQQVVYDVKKAAVEDINVQAAKSLAWAKLGMSFDGAKFGNIIRAMEKRYQTHIRFANPALENCLISATFSGTESLEEVISVLCIARDATYMIKNGDVVIDGRGCN, via the coding sequence TTGAGTAGGCCGAAATTGTGTCCCGAGCATATTAGCTTTAAACGGAAAATTCTGAAAAACCAATTTCGTCTTCAATTTTTATTCCGACGTTATCTCAACGGGCAATGTCGCCCGGAAGAAGTGGCGGAGCTTTTGCGTCATTTCAACCTGGCTGATGACGAAGAGAAACTGCGCTGCCTGATTGCCGACGAACTAGTACCGTACAGCGCCATTCCGGAAGATAAAAAGGAACACTGGCAAGGCAGGGTCAATAATGCGCTGGAAAACATCCGACAGCAAATCAACGCACCCAAAATCATCCCGCTGTATAAGCGCGTTGGGGTACGCATAGCCGTAGTCGTATTAATCGCTATCGGCATTAGCTCTACGTTGCTTGTCCGTCATTATTATGGTCAATCCGTCCAAATCGCAACGAATACTCCGTTGTCGAACAAAACGGATTTTACAAAATACTTAAAGTTATCCGACGGCAGCACGGTCATTGTCAAGGCTGGCAGCGAACTGATTTACCCGCAAAGTTTTTCGGGCAATACGCGTGATGTAACCCTTAACGGAGAAGCCTATTTCGATATTCATCACGATGCAGCACATCCGTTCATCATTCATACGGGAAAGATTACTACCACAGTGTTAGGTACGGCTTTCGATATCAATGCCTCGATAGATAAAGTAACGGTAACAGTTACTCGCGGAAGGGTAAAAGTGGCAGACCAAAAGAAAGTGTTGGCGGTACTCGCGCCCAACCAACAGGTGGTATATGACGTAAAAAAAGCCGCAGTGGAAGATATAAATGTGCAGGCAGCGAAAAGCCTTGCCTGGGCGAAACTGGGAATGAGTTTTGACGGGGCGAAGTTCGGCAATATCATTCGTGCCATGGAGAAGCGCTATCAAACGCATATCCGTTTTGCCAACCCTGCATTGGAAAACTGTCTTATTTCCGCTACGTTCAGCGGAACTGAATCTTTGGAAGAAGTTATCTCCGTGTTGTGCATCGCTCGTGACGCCACTTATATGATAAAAAACGGCGATGTGGTCATTGACGGACGGGGATGCAACTGA